DNA from Fundulus heteroclitus isolate FHET01 unplaced genomic scaffold, MU-UCD_Fhet_4.1 scaffold_350, whole genome shotgun sequence:
TTCTGGTCCAAACCCTGACTGATGATGGCTGATTCTTGCTGTAttatttcttccttcctttactCCATAGCAGGGGTGCCAAAATGTCAATTTTACAGTTtctaaaactacaaaaaaaaaactttgtttttttcctttctttttttctttagattaaCAATGGCATCCTAGAGGGAAATTGGTCAAATGATTATAGATATGGTAAACCACCAACTCACTGGAGTGGCAGCTATGCCATCCTCAAACAGTGGTATGCCTCCCTCTGCAGCAGGGTCAAGTACGGACAGTGCTGGGTGTTTGCCGGTGTTATGTGTTCAGGTGAGGTTCATTATTTATTCCTTCAACAACTTTAACAGTAAATGTGTGTGggtaaatctgttttttaggGCGGGTGTGTACATAAAATTTAAGATATAAAGCTATGGGCAGGCATCTGTGTTGTTGGAGGCTGCTCTGTTCTCAGTGGCAGTGAAGCAGGATATAGTGAAGggtgtttttcagcatcacgACAAATCAAAAGACACTTGTTATTATGTAAACATGGTTAATACGAGTTGGTTGTTAGCTTTTTTTGGAAAGTGGGGGTGAGTGTgggggttttgtttcttgccaTTTTCAATCTTTCTGCGTCTACTAGATGATAGTTACTTAATCTCATTGCTGACTCTGCATTGATGGAGATTCACTCAGCTCATCAGGCCATAATGCTTCAAATGGCTTTTACATAAAAGTGGTGGCAAGAGGTGCTTGCATCCTGGAGATGCTGCAAGTTTCCATCtgtgaatcccacagactgccactctgggtccctgagcaagacccttagctccagaatgctccccaggcactgcacagtggccgccctctgctccctgagggatgggttaaacgtAGAGGGTGACTTTCTCTGGAATGTATGTTACAACGACAAATTAAGAtgattattattcttaaaactaacagcattgcaatctatttttatttattcagatgaTAATTGTTTGGCCACTAGAGGGCACTAAAAGAGTGAATACAACACTCAATGCTTCTcataaaagagagaaagaaagaaagaaagaaagaaagaaagaaagaaagaaagaaagaaagaaagaaagaacaaaaaatattgtttcatttgtAAAGTAGCTTATCTTTTAATTACTTGTTTAAAGATTTTACTGAAATTCAGAAAATGTTCACAAAAcaagacaagtttttttttaatttggtttCAGTGATGCGCCTGCTGGGAATCCCCTGCCGTGTGGTAACCAACTTCCAGTCTGCTCATGACACCAACCAGAACTTAATCATAGACAACTACTATGATGAATATGGAATTAAAGACAAAGCTACCCGTGACAGCATCTGGTAAAATCCTAAATATTCTGCTTTGCATATGTATATAGAATGACGTCCTGCTCAAATCTGTTTAAGAATTGGCTACTTTAGCTAACTGGGAAAtggaagtaaataaaatgtgtgacgtgtcttttgttttaaataactgCCTACTGGGGGTCAGTTATTTGTGCTTTATAGATACAGCTCCTCTGCTTCTCAGATGGTGCTGCTgcatctgtttgcaggcgtTAGAGACAAAACTATTGCACCAACAGTGGCGGGGTTGCAAGgtataaatgtattgtttgccCAGAtgaatattctttattttcttttttttttttggggggatttttagttgtttattgttctgaaacatttaggcCATTACATAACCTATGCAGcgtaacatatatatatagtataacATAAGTATTAAACTTAAAACCAACCAAGAGCCACGTGTagtggtgttgtttttaaacatttgggtCTAATTGTACAGCTCTTTCTTCTATTTTATAGAAATCTCCAGGGCTattattaaacattatttaGAGTGAAAATATAGAGGTGTTACAGTTCGGTAGAATCTGTATCACCTTCTTCAACGACTGTTTTGGGCCCATGAAGTGGTTATCAGCTTCTATGCTGGGTTGTATTTAAAGGAACTTCCACGTCTGGGTAGAGGGATGGATGAGGCGACCAGATCTGGCAGATGATGGCAGATATGATGGCTGGCAGGTTCTAGATGCAACTCCACAGGAAAAGAGTGAAGGTATGGTACTTTTTCTTAAGAAATCTTTTAATTGTCAAAGTTTATGTGATAATTACTTAATTAAACCTAGTCAAGTCGCTTCGAGCAGCACGGGACAGGCAGAAGAGCTGTGCGTTTGGCACTTCTGTAATAGTCCATTTAATTCTCCAGTCTGCTGTTTTTTAAGATCACACTTATGACACAATGACAAAATATGCCAACATCCTCAGGTTGTAAAttggaaatgaaagaaaaatatcttCAGTGAGTCTTGAAAATTATTGATTAAGAGTTTAAAACGTTTGCACAgtccaattcaattcagttcaattcaatgtaattcaattcaattcaattcaattttatttatatagcgccaatttatgaaacatgtaatctcaaggcactttaaaaagtcaaattcaatcatattatacagattgggtcagattatacagattggtcataaatatcctatataagggaaccagttgattgcatcaaagtcctgacaagcagcattcactcctggagaagcgtagagctacaggaagagtcatctgcattgtccatggctttgcagcaatccttcatactgagcaagcatgaagcgacagcggaaagaaaaactcccctttaacaggaaagaaacctccagcaatacctggctcagtatgaacggtcatctgcctcgaccgactgggggttacagaagtcCAAATATCTGGTTTGGGATTTTGGGCCTGGATAAACAAATACACAGACCACTGCAGCCCTGTGATGTAAAATCTAAGGATAAACTCCTTTAGTAACTAAGTCTCCTGGTAATTTATATTTACAAAATTAATGCTATGTAAAATCAGCAGCCAAGGTagatttttcaatttgcagaaAATGATGTGCAGAAGACGCCATATAATGAAAGAACCCTCAAATTTCAGCATTAACTTTACATTTTGATTAATACATCAGAATGAAAAATGGTAAAATGTACTGGATTATTAAATTGTCATTTGTGTTGAAGGTATGTACTGCTGTGGTCCAGCTCCAGTCAAAGCCATCCTGAACGGGGACACTCACCTCAAATATGATGTACCGTTTGTCTTCGCTGAAGTCAATGCTGACCGTGTGAACTGGCAGGTCAGTGGGCAGAGCATTTACATGACCAGAGTGACATTTAGGAACAGAGACATGGCAAAATGGCAAAttgactgaacttatatagcgaataaaagattaattgaaaaaatgagcaaaaagagGAGCACATTAGTTTATGTATTAGAACTGTATTTACACAATAGTCTTCTGGTAATAAAAttgctaaatgttttatttctatgaGACACATTAAGGCAAACACACTAATTATCAGCACAGATACAGGCTGGTGTTCACTACCAAACTTCCCGTCTCCATTTGTTTAATGTACATATTAACATGTACTTTCAGATTAGAAGAGATGGATCCAAGATAAAGATATCATCTGACACCAGGACCGTTGGGCGGTACATCTCCACAAAGTGCCTGGGGTCAGACCAGAGGCTGGACATCACAGATACCTACAAACACAGAGAAGGTGGGCTCAGCCAGAAGCCAGACATTTAAATTTTGTATCGTCCTATTCGCAGCGTGAGAATAGATGCATCTGGAATACTTCAAATATTATGGAGCTTTTTATTCTATTATTGCTTACATCACTGGCAGTGTTTATTTCATTGGCAATTATTAcaaattgtattgtattgtaagAAGAATGCACAACAacaactataataataataataataataataataataataataataaatgtctaAAAGCAGTTTGAAACATACTGTATTTTAACTACAATGTAAATAGTATTACTAATATTTCTATAAAAACTGATGAAAGGTTTGCCCTTGTATGTAAATTAAGAAGATAGTGATGTCAtcgtgttatatatatatatatatataaatatatatatatatatatatatatatatatatatatatatatatatatatatatatatatatatatgtgtgtgtgtgtgtgtacgtatGTATATATAGTAGTAAATATTTCTTAAACTGCATCTGCAACTGAGCAGTCACAAATAAGCATTCTTGCTTATTTCGACAGCTTAAACTTTTCAGTGTAAGAGATGACTTCCTCtctttttcacatatttaataTTATAGCTCAGTTGATGATGTTCTTTAATGGATTGAGTTACCGACTTTACAGGAACGGCGCACGAAAGGAATGTCTTCAATAACGCCCTGGACAGATTGGAGAATGGATCAGGAGAATCCACCCTGCGAAGAAATGAGGCACCACAACTGACCATTCAATTTAAACAGGTATGTCAGTAGCAATCTGCCCTGTTGCCTACTTTATCAAAGTAAATTTGGAGAAGAATCATGTAAAACTGAAAGATTACTTTACAACTTCCAAATTATTTTAGTCTTTATGTCCTCTTCTCGGTGCCATGCACTTAAACAGGGTATCCAGGGGTTATGCAAAAAACTAACAACTAATaggtgataatctttcataaaaaccttGCATACAACCAAAGAGAGCTACTgacataaattttttttttttttaaaaagtcaaataatgtggctatgtaccttttaaattattgttgtcATACTTATCTGATAGGTCAACCTTCTTGGCTGCATCTACATCTATTAGTTTGTCATGTCCTTTCCTGTCCTGTTCCATGTGGTGTTCCACAGGGCTCTGCTTTGGGgccattgttttcttttttgctttatcTGCTCCCACCTGGTCCCATATTGTAAGGATTTTCCTGCCACTGCTTTGCAGATGATATCCAGTAGTACCTTTCCTTTTTATCTAAATGAATTGTCGAAACTATATGATTTACTGAAATGTCTGGATTTAATTTAAAGCTGGATGACTGagttttctttaattaaattaagaaaaaaactaaagtaatcATGTTTACACCTGAGAAAATAACTGTAAAGATACAGATCATTGGGCCTCTTGGCATCTTGTCTAAGTCTTTTGTTAGAAACCTTGGGATAACCACTGATTCAGGCTTTATGCTTGAAAATCATGTCAAATCTCTGGTTTGTTGCTGTTTCTACCATCTGTGAAACATTGCCAAAGATAGCCCTACTATCTATTGTCCTAACTGTAATGgtcattttaatttatatttttgttttgtcatgttgGGATAATGGCAAGGCACTTTGccattattacattttcaattaaattttacttaGATAGagtcaattcacaacacaggtcatctaaaggcactttatgAAGTTGAATTCAAACAAAtcatacaaattggtcaaaacgtttcctatctaaggaaatgtagtagattgcattgagtcttgacaagcaccattcactcctcatgaaacatcgtagagccacagtggacagtcgtctgcattgtcgatggttttgcagcaatccctcatactaagcatgcatgaagcgacagcggagaggaaaactcccctttaacagggaggagaacctccagcagaactaagCTTAgtgtgaagctgcagagaggtgtgttaaactacggctttGTTTcttggtctggaccctgggttgtcaacATTTTAGGGAACTAATAAATCTGCACCATCAAAAGTGGGATGTATGCCATCTCTCTGGATCAGACCAGATTTTccccaaaaagttcaatatagCATTTTattatggtccctggtgtctctaaatCCCAggtttctgactatggagctgccaattacCAGAGTCGGCTTCTAAGCGGGCGTAACACTGAGTGGGGGAAATCTGTTAGAAGCACAGACGGATCTAGTAGTGAACTTGGGGCTGGAATTTAGAGCTCTGCTTCCTGCGTATTGTCACCCAGCCACCTGGTTatccggctgctcgggtgctgctggaggaccgcTACGTGAAGCTAATCTCTGTGGCTGCACACTAGCTAAGGAGCGgctctctgctgttttttcaacagcacggagccgggtcttcTATTCTGACagcctcgcctccaaagctataAAAACACTACATTGATTACATGCACTCTTATCACTAAGGGAGACCGAGGAATAACCaaacatcagacacagagagcaggagagagggggagacttagacagagacggagaagctgatggAATGATAGGGGACAAAGCCATAGTAAAGCTAAAGCTAGACTAAGCTAGCGACCTTTTACAACACTGAGAAAAGCAAACCATGTGAAACACGAGCAGTTCCTCGTGTTTAGTTAAGTGCAGCAagagagaatgtgttttaaatgtgcttatgtgttagaaacagagataTGTCACAGCAAagatatttaagataaaatctaGAGACTCTGGAACACCAAACCACCATTctaattcacttgccacatttATGAAATACGTTGTTTAAGCAACGTATTTCAATATACCATGTTTTTCATGTGTCCTTCCTTTATCATAACCACATATCTGCCGTTTCTTGATCTGTTGTCTTAATTCTAATTCAAAGATCTAGCATTTTCGATTAAGTTATCTTCTTTCCTGAACAGTGGTTTGTTAGAACGCAGATAACGTTTGTCATGGAAAAGTTGATAAACCTAAAATGATAGTCCTTTGTATGATTATGTTGGAATGCAGGAGTCCACACCTGTGAATGGTCAGGATGTGAACTTGAAGCTGGTGCTGAACAGTGACAGCAGCGCTGCCAGGAAGCTGTTCATCAACATTAATGTCCAGGCCATGAGGTACACTGGCAAACCAGTAGCGAACATCCAGAATCAGGTTATCGAGAAGGAACTGCTCCCTGGGAAAGGTGATTCTTCCACTCgtgatttttctttccttcgTGTAGAAATTTTAAAACTATCAAGGGTTTCACAATGACTTTTAATCTgactctctttttttgttgcccTTCAGATTTGATCATCCCAATCCATGTCCCATACTCGACCTACAATAAACGCATGGTACACTGTGAGAGCATGAATTTTTCAGCCTTGATCACAGACCTGCAGAATGAAGATAACATATATCTGGGAAGCAAATGTGTTGTGCTGAAAGACCCGCCAATGACTATCAGAGTAAGACTGTTGATTTTAAATCAccttttacctttattttttcaaacttcTTAGTCCATTTATCAAGAACTCTCTCCACTTGAGCAATTTCTTCAAGTTTTccttaaaagaaaatcctttaaAAGTTATTCCATTTTATCTTggataacatttttaatttcatctTTGCTTCAGGTTTCTGACGAAGTAAGAGTGAAACAGGAAATGACTGTCGAAGTGGCTTTCACAAATCCAGTCAACGAGATCCTGAGAAATTGCACTCTGACTCTCTCTGGAACGGGCTTGTTTAAATGGGAGGAAATAGCCAGGTGAGTCTATGTGTCCTGATTTAACTGCAAGGCGGATGTTTAAAAGTTTACATTCTTTGATGCAGCTTCTCTGGCTTTGTGGACAAAACAGTCCTTTACCATGTAAGATACCTGATtttcagtgtgtgtttgtgtttcctaCAGACTTCCAGATCTGATGccaaacaaaacattacttGTCAAATTGAACATTGTTCCCTACAAGAGCGGAAAAAAGACTTTACTGGTCGACTTTGACTGTGCCTCCTTCAGAGACATAAAGACCAGCTGCATTGTTCATGTCAAACCTTGAACTCTTCTGATGTACTTTTCCTCTGAATGCATTTAACGCAAACGCTGCGGCATTTATATCTGCTGAAGGCTTCAGAAATGTTATTGTAGTTCAGAAATCATTGTAATAAGGGGTATTTTGTTAAATGGCAGTATGGACAAGgcattatttttgtatattttatttttcttactaaCTTTATACGTTTTCTACTTTTATAACTTGGAAAATCATAAACGTGCTATGAAGAAGAATTTGTAAATAtctgaatgtgtgtgtttttatatatatatatatatatatatatatatatatatatatatatatatatatgcacacacacacaatgtacTATTTCTATGTGTACAATTATTAAATTAGTGGAGAAACATAAGGGTATCTCTTACAATAAATCTTATTGACAAGCAGAAGTGAATATGattctttcttttaacaaaaaaggCTGAATTGTGAACAGTCACACTAATatgaataattcaattcaattcaattcaatttatttatatagcgccaaatcatgaaacatgtcacacACTAATAGTATCCACCTTGtgtcaaaagttaatttatgacCTTATGATTTATGACAcctgtcacccccccccccccccacggaAGTCCCGCCCCCTTCCGGAACCCCCCTCCTGAATTCTCACCCATCCCTCACTTCCTGACCCCCTCCTCATTTTATGACACCTGTAACACCTGTcccacttccttccttcctgaccCCCTCCCCTTTTTATGAGACCTCTCACCCCTATGTGAACCCCTTCCGGACCCCCCTTCCTGACCCCccaccctgcacacacacacacacacacacacgcgcacacacacacacacacattacttcaagtatttatttgccaatttatttaattattcctTAATGCATATGGGGTTGGTCAGGAAATGTGCTTATTGTAGGGTTACTTATTATCAAATGTGTAACTTTAGTTGTATAAACCTTCAGACTTCTAGTCTGCATTTGCAGGATAGGAATCTTTGCTCTTGACACTGAAGGGCTGTGGTTGATGACAATAAACAGATTATACACATAAATCTGTAGCTCATACAGAACAAcggaaaagaaaaatgaggcaaaataaataaataaataaagcttacAGCTTtaggaaagaagctgttttgaagtctgctaattttttatttaatgttcctgaatcatTTCCCTGATGGGGGGACAACCAATGCATTGCCCAGGCGGGTGGGATCTGTAGCCATacgtctggcccttttctggaccaGTGCAGTATAGACTATCTCGAGGTCCTGTAGACAGAATCCCAAAaccccctgtgctgtcctcaccacccatgCTAAATCCTAGGTAGGAAATAAAATTTCCCAGGGACAAAGTTGCATTGTATGGGTAGATCCCAGGGTATATAAGTAACACATTTTCTTGATCTGTTGTCTTAATTTTAATTCAAAGATCTAGCATTTTTGATTAAGTTACATCTTTCCTGGACAGTGGTTTGTTAGAACGCAGATAACGTTTGTCATGGAAAGGTTGATAAACCTAATATGATAGTCCTTTGTCTGATTATGTAGGAATGCAGGAGTCCACACCTGTGAATGGTCAGGATGTGAAATTGAAGCTGGTGCTGAACAGTGACAGCATCGCTGCCAGGAAGCTGTTTATCAACATTAATGTCCAGACCATGAGGTACACTGGCAAACCAGTAGCGAACATCCAGAATCAGGTTGTCGAGAAGGAACTGCTCCCTGGGAAAGGTGATTCTTCCACTCgtgatttttctttcctttgcgTAGAAATTTTAAAACTATCAAGGGTTTCACAATGACTTTTAATCTgactctctttttttgttgcccTTCAGATTTGATCATCCCAATCCATGTCCAATACTCGACCTACAATAAACACATGGTACACTGTGAGAGCATGAATTTTTCAGCCTTGATCACAGACTTGCAGAATGAAGATAACATATACCTGGAAAATTAAAGTGTGGTGCTGAAAGACCCCCCAATGACCATCAGTGTAAGACTGTTGATTTTAAATCAccttttacctttattttttcaaacttcTTAGTCCATTTATCAAGAACTCTCTCCTCTTCATGTTCATTTAGAAATATGGAATTCCCAGATTTCCTTAAAAATCTGGGaatttttaaggaaaaaaatttaaggaagaaaatcctttaaaagtttttttttttacttgggtaacatttttatttcatctttgcTTCAGGTTTCTGACGAAGTCAGAGTGAACCAGGAAATGACTGTCGAAGTGGCTTTCACAAATCCAGTCAACGAGATCCTGAGAGACTGCACTCTGACTCTCTCTGGAACGGGCTTGTTTAAATGGGAGGAAATAGCCAGGTGAGTCTATGTATCCTGATTTAACTGCAAGGCGGATGTTTAAAAGTTTACATTCTTTAGACAAAACAGTCCTTTACCATGTGAGATACTTGACTTTCagggtgtgtttgtgtttcctaCAGACTTCCAGATCTGATGCCAAACAAGAAATTACATGTCAAAATGAGCACTGTTCCCTACAAGAGCGGAGAAAAGACTTTACTGGTCGACTTTGACTGTGCCTCCTTCAGAGACATCAAGACCAGCTGCATTGTTCATGTCAACCCTTAAACTTTACTGATGTAATTTTCCTCTGAATGCATTTAACGCAAACGCTGCGGCAtttacaggggttggacaatgaaactgaaaaagtttcagtttcattgtcacTTTTTCAAACTGAAAAAGTGTGCTATTTTTATGTGTACAGTTGTTAACTTACTGGGGAAACATAAGGGTCTCAGATACAATAAATTTTATTGAGACGCAGAAGTTACTTTGATCgtttcttttaacaaaaaggCTGAATTGTAAACATTCATAATCTGAATAGTACTCTTATTCAAATGCGATTAAATGCATACTTAGTCATTTTCTACCCTATACATTGTTAGctaaagtaaatatttctttcaGAAGTGTAAATGTATCCCCTACTTAATCAGTAGTCTTGCTAGCCTTATCAGTTTTTTGTATGAATTCAATTGCTAGTAAAGATGTACATTTTAGCTTATTACCTTCAGTCCCCCATGTAAATGACGGAGCAACATCCCCTGCAACTGCCATGAATGACAAATATTGTGTTCTGGTCCAAACCCTGACTGATGATGGCTGATTCTTGCTGTAttatttcttccttcctttactCCATAGCAGGGGTGCCAAAATGTCAATTTTACAGTTtctaaaactacaaaaaaaaaactttgtttttttcctttcttttttttctttagattaaCAATGGCATCCTAGAGGGAAATTGGTCAAATGATTATAGATATGGTAAACCACCAACTCACTGGAGTGGCAGCTATGCCATCCTCAAACAGTGGTATGCCTCCCTCTGCAGCAGGGTCAAGTACGGACAGTGCTGGGTGTTTGCCGGTGTTATGTGTTCAGGTGAGGTTCATTATTTATTCCTTCAACAACTTTAACAGTAAATGTGTGTGggtaaatctgttttttaggGCGGGTGGGTACATAAAATTTAAGATATAAAGCTATGGGCAGGCATCTGTGTTGTTGGAGGCTGCTCTGTTCTCAGTGGCAGTGAAGCAGGATATAGTGAAGggtgtttttcagcatcacgACAAATCAAAAGACACTTGTTATTATTATGTAAACATGGTTAATACGAGTTGGTTGTTAGCTTTTTTTGGAAAGTGGGGGTGAGTGTgggggttttgtttcttgccaTTTTCAATCTTTCTGCGTCTACTAGTTGATAGTTACTTAATCTCATTGCTGACTCTGCATTGATGGAGATTCACTCAGCTCATCAGGCCATAATGCTTCAAATGGCTTTTACATAAAAGTGGTGGCAAGAGGTGCTtgcatcctggagaggctgcaagttTCCGgctttgaatcccacagactgccactctgggtccctgagcaagacccttagctccagaatgctccccaggcactgcacagtggcagccctcTGCTCCCTGGGGGATGGATTAAATGTAGAGGGTGACTTTCTCTGGAATGTATGTTACAACGACAAATTAAGAtgattattattcttaaaactaacagcattgcaatctatttttatttattcagatgaTAATTGTTTGGCCACTAGAGGGCACTAAAAGAGTGAATACAACACTCAATGCTTCTcataaaagagagaaagaaagaaagaaagaaagaaagaaagaaagaacaaaaaatattgtttcatttgtAAAGTAGCTTATCTTTTAATTACTTGTTTAAAGATTTTACTGAAATTCAGAAAATGTTCACAAAAcaagacaagtttttttttttatttggtttcagTGATGCGCCTGCTGGGAATCCCCTGCCGTGTGGTAACCAACTTCCAGTCTGCTCATGACACCAACCAGAACTTAATCATAGACAACTACTATGATGAATATGGAATTAAAGACAAAGCTACCCGTGACAGCATCTGGTAAAATCCTAAATATTCTGCTTTGCATATGTATATAGAATGACGTCCTGCTCAAATCTGTTTAAGAATTGGCTACTTTAGCTAACTGGGAAAtggaagtaaataaaatgtgtgacgtgtcttttgttttaaataactgCCTACTGGGGGTCAGTTATTTGTGCTTTATAGATACAGCTCCTCTGCTTCTCAGATGGTGCTGCTgcatctgtttgcaggcgtTAGAGACAAAACTATTGCACCAACAGTGGCGGGGTTGCAAGgtataaatgtattgtttgccCAGAtgaatattctttattttctttattttttttttggatttttagttgtttattgttctgaaacatttaggcCATTACATAACCTATGCAGCGTAACATATATATAGTATAACATAAGTATTAAACTTAAAACCAACCAAGAGCCACGTGTagtggtgttgtttttaaacatttgggtCTAATTGTACAGCTCTTTCTTCTATTTTATAGAAATCTCCAGGGCTattattaaacattatttaGAGTGAAAATATAGAGGTGTTACAGTTCGGTAGAATCTGTATCACCTTCTTCAACGACTGTTTTGGGCCCATGAAGTGGTTATCAGCTTCTATGCTGGGTTGTATTTAAAGGAACTTCCACGTCTGGGTAGAGGGATGGATGAGGCGACCAGATCTGGCAGATGATGGCAGATATGATGGC
Protein-coding regions in this window:
- the LOC118559844 gene encoding protein-glutamine gamma-glutamyltransferase E-like; translation: MLLSWSNDYRNYNDLGWSCGYGRVNNHHYSAFREVDLHCQTNNNKHHTSEISVKQLIVRRGQPFNITLKMAKPFNPDSDQLIMKAETGKYPSEKQGTMSLFGVPDKVECSFSAKAVWKAEFQKNSVPEPTILALTITPPADTPIGEYKLSAQLRAEEKELAKLSVLFNPWCSDDWVFLPNEEEREEYVMNEHGIIYTGADHCISKRFWDFGQFEEDMVQICLKILDLNVKHKRDPADDVSARCNPIYVSRVISNMINNGILEGNWSNDYRYGKPPTHWSGSYAILKQWYASLCSRVKYGQCWVFAGVMCSVMRLLGIPCRVVTNFQSAHDTNQNLIIDNYYDEYGIKDKATRDSIWNFHVWVEGWMRRPDLADDGRYDGWQVLDATPQEKSEGMYCCGPAPVKAILNGDTHLKYDVPFVFAEVNADRVNWQIRRDGSKIKISSDTRTVGRYISTKCLGSDQRLDITDTYKHREGTAHERNVFNNALDRLENGSGESTLRRNEAPQLTIQFKQESTPVNGQDVNLKLVLNSDSSAARKLFININVQAMRYTGKPVANIQNQVIEKELLPGKDLIIPIHVPYSTYNKRMVHCESMNFSALITDLQNEDNIYLGSKCVVLKDPPMTIRVSDEVRVKQEMTVEVAFTNPVNEILRNCTLTLSGTGLFKWEEIARLPDLMPNKTLLVKLNIVPYKSGKKTLLVDFDCASFRDIKTSCIVHVKP
- the LOC118559845 gene encoding protein-glutamine gamma-glutamyltransferase 5-like, yielding MTISVSDEVRVNQEMTVEVAFTNPVNEILRDCTLTLSGTGLFKWEEIARLPDLMPNKKLHVKMSTVPYKSGEKTLLVDFDCASFRDIKTSCIVHVNP